Proteins encoded by one window of Marinitoga litoralis:
- the panC gene encoding pantoate--beta-alanine ligase, whose protein sequence is MELIRTISEMKEIRNKKEGKTIGFVPTMGYLHKGHLSLVEQARKDNDIVVVSIFVNPTQFGPNEDFDRYPRDLNRDMELLRPFNVDYIFNPDVEEMYPKNYSTYVEEIKLTKVLCGKSRPGHFKGVTTIVSKLFNIVRPTKAYFGQKDAQQFRVLRKIVDDLNMDVEMVEMPIIREEDGLAMSSRNIYLNEEERKQALALSKSLKKAKELFENGERDTKKIKEEMKKIFDENPLVKIDYIEIVDEYTLENVEKIENKVLVAVAAFVGKARLIDNIILG, encoded by the coding sequence ATGGAATTAATAAGAACAATTTCTGAAATGAAAGAAATTAGAAATAAAAAAGAAGGAAAAACTATAGGTTTTGTACCTACTATGGGATATTTGCACAAAGGGCATTTGTCTTTGGTTGAACAAGCAAGAAAAGATAATGATATTGTTGTTGTTAGTATATTTGTAAATCCAACTCAATTTGGTCCTAACGAAGATTTTGATAGGTATCCAAGAGATTTAAATAGAGATATGGAATTATTAAGGCCATTTAATGTAGACTATATATTCAACCCAGATGTAGAAGAAATGTATCCAAAGAATTATTCCACATATGTTGAAGAAATTAAGTTAACGAAGGTATTATGTGGTAAATCTAGACCAGGCCATTTTAAAGGTGTAACAACAATTGTTAGTAAATTATTTAATATCGTAAGACCAACAAAAGCTTATTTTGGTCAAAAAGATGCTCAACAATTTAGAGTGTTAAGGAAAATAGTTGATGATTTAAATATGGATGTAGAAATGGTAGAAATGCCTATAATTCGTGAAGAAGATGGATTGGCAATGAGTTCTAGAAATATATATTTAAATGAAGAAGAAAGAAAACAAGCATTAGCTTTAAGTAAATCTTTGAAAAAAGCAAAAGAATTATTTGAAAATGGTGAAAGAGACACAAAAAAGATCAAAGAAGAGATGAAAAAAATATTTGACGAAAACCCATTAGTAAAAATTGATTATATAGAAATAGTTGATGAATACACTTTAGAAAATGTTGAAAAAATTGAAAATAAGGTTTTAGTTGCTGTAGCTGCTTTTGTTGGGAAAGCACGATTAATAGACAATATAATATTAGGGTGA